Below is a window of Rhodoglobus vestalii DNA.
GCCATCGGCGCCAACGGTGAGCGAATGTTCGTCGCTTGCGATGGGTGCTCCGGCTTGGGTTCTCGTGGGTTCGGTCACGATGTCTCCTTTGTTTCGGTGGATACGTGGTTTGTGTGGATAGGTGATTCTGTGAATAGGGAGTTAGGAGGCTTGGGCTGCTGGCGAGAGTGCTTGGCAGTCGGCGCACACTCCCCAGAAGTTGACTTCGGCGGTGTGCAGCACGAATCCGCCGGCTTGAGACGGAGTAAGGCAGGGCGCTTCACCCACGACGCAGTCGACATCGCGCACAGCGCTGCATTCAGTGCAAACGAGGTGATGGTGGTTGTCACCGGTGCGCCGTTCATAGAGGGCGGATGACCCTGCCGGCTCGATCTTGCGCAGTAGGCCGGCTGCAGTGAGCGCAGAAAGTACTCCGTAGACGGCTTGGAGGGAGGTGCCGGGCAGTGCCGGCAGAATCTTCGTGAAGATCGTGTCGGCGTTCGCGTGAGGATGCACGGCGAGTGCGTTCAGGACCGCGAGTCGGGGCCCGGTGACTTTGAGACCTGATTCGCGCAGGGTCTCGGCGAGCGCAGCATCCGTCACCTTGTCCATTAGTACAAGGGTACCAGTTGTTTTGAATAACTCAAGATAACGCTCTGCAAGTTCTTGTCTCTAGTACAGCCCTCATCGTCGCGATCGGGTCTGCTGCACGGGTAGGTGACATCTTGACCTGACCTATGGTTTGGTTTCCAGTCCTGGTGACTAGCTTCAGGCGGATATTGGTTGTGGAGTGTGGGCGAGGTCGTATTCGTGGGGTGTTGCGTAACTGAGTGCGGAGTGTCGTCGTCGGCGATTGTAGAACACCTGGATGTACTCGAAGATAGCGTTCGCGAGCTCGATTCGGGTCCGCCACTTCTTACGGTTCAGCAACTCGATCTGCATTGATGACCAGAAGGATTCCATCATGGCATTATCGAGCCCTTCGCAGACGGTTCCAAACGAAGGCAAGAGACCGGCCGAACGAATCTTCTGAGTGAACGCCCATGATGTGAATTGGACACCATGATCGGCATGAACGATTCCGCCGGGCGCTGGTGTGCGCGCCCGGATGGCCATGTCTAGGGCGTTCACGACGAGGGTTGAGTCCTGCTTGGAATCGATTGCCCATCCGACGATCTTGCGGCTGCATGCATCAAGGACTGCAGCGCAGAAAACTTTTCCTTCCCGCGTGGGATGCTCCGTAATATCGGTGACCCAAAGTTCGTTCAAGTTGAGGCGATGGAACTTCCGGTTGACGAGATCATCGGCCGTAGCCACGCCCTTCAGACGTTTCACACGCGTAGGACCGGGAAGACCGCCGATTCCCGCTTTCGTCATCAGCACCGAGACCAGGCGGCTCGAACAAGGGATATCCATGCCGATCGTGAGTTCGGCATGGATACGCCGGTATCTGTAGGTGCCACGGGAGGCGATAAGGGGTCTCCCGAATCAGACCAGTGAGTCAGCGTCTGCGGAGCTGCGTTGAGCTGGTCGGGCGTTTTCGATACCGGTAGTAGCCCTGTCTGGACACTCCGAGAAGTCGGCAGCACACCTGAACTGGTGCCCCGGCGTCGACAAGTCGATCGATCACCGGGTGCGCCCTTTTGGGTCGACAGCTTCCTCCTCTTCGAGCCATTTCGAGGCTCGTTTCAGGATCGAGAGTTCTTGTTCGAGTTGCCGAATCTGATGTCGTGCCGCTGAAAGTTCAGCCGCTTCCTGGGTGCTATCGCCGGGCCGGCGTCCGTGATCGATGTCATCTTGACGCAGCCAGGAATGCAGCGTGACCTCGTGGATACCAAGATCAGTGGCAGTCTCTTTGACCTGCCGACCTTCGCGCACAAGCGCGATCGCACGCTGACGGAACTCTGGTGGGTACGGGCGGGGCATAGACGTGAGCCTCTCATGAAGGCCATCGGCTAGCTACCCCAAGTGGAAACCAAACTGTAGGTCAGGCCAGAAACCGACCCTCGAACTATTTAACCGGGACCCCCGCGATTCCGGTCCGGTCCCGCAAAACTCCAAGTCGACCGGTGGATTCAGGCTAAGCTGAGAGTGCACCGCGACCGCGACAATAGGATTACACTGTGACCGCACTCGACCTAGATCTCGAAGAGGTCCACGTTCGCGAGCATCCGTTGCCCGGCGTCGCCCGCTTGTTCGAGTTGGCACTCTCCGGCGGCACAGTGCTCCAGATCTTCACCGAGTCGGATTCGAGCGACAGCCACCTCGCCGTTCTCCCTCCCGACGCCGACACACCCGTCGTGAACCTCCGGCTGAGCAAAGCCGAGGCGGTCACCCTCTCGTCCCTCATCTCCGGCGTGAAGTTCGTGGTCAGGGCCGCCGACGAGGCTGGGGCGGCGGATGCCGCGGGTCCGTCAACCGTGAGGCTCCGGGCGGTGTCCCCCGCGGTGGGAAAGACGCTGCACGAGATCGAGGTGCCCGAGCCAGACCAGGCCCTAGTGCTCGCGGTGATTCGCGACGACACCGAGGAGCTCCTCGACGGGGATGTCGAGCGACGATGCCAGGTCGGGGACCGGCTGGTCGTCGTCGGGCGGCCCGACGCGCTGGCGCGCCTCGTCCGATACCTCCACGGATGATGGCGGCCGGGCTGGACACATTCGCCACCATGGCGGCTGTCCTCGCCGTCGCGGCCGTCGTGGCGTTCATAGCGCACCGCGCGCGGCAACCTCTCATCGTGGCTTTCATTGTGGTGGGAGTCATTGTCGGCCCGTCTCTCTTAGGCTGGGTTGGGGGCGGCGACTCCCTTGAGTTGCTGGCGGAGATCGGCATCGCGATCTTGCTCTTCCTCGTGGGGCTCAAGCTCGACATCCGCCTGGTTAAGTCGATCGGTCCGGTTGCGCTGGTCACCGGACTCGGCCAGGTTCTGTTCACCTCGCTCGTCGGCTTCGGTATCGCGCTTCTCTTCGGGATGCCAGTGGTCGTGGCCGTCTACGTGGCTGTGGCGCTGACCTTCTCGTCGACGATCATCATCGTGAAGTTGTTGTCGGACAAGGGAGAACTCGACGAACTCCACGGCAGGATCGCTCTGGGTTTTCTGATCGTGCAGGACATCGTCGTGATCTTGGTGATGATCGCCCTCTCCAGCTTCGGCGGTGAGCGCGACGGTTCCCTTGGGGAACAGATCGCGGGCGTGCTGCTCGCGGCAGTCGGGGTCATCGGTGGTCTCGCCATCGCAATGCGCTGGGTACTCCCCGGTCTCCTCAAACTCGTCGCGAGCTCGCAGGAGTTGCTGATCGTGTGTTGCGTTGCCTGGGCCGTCACAGTGGCTGCTCTCACGGATTATTTGGGTTTCTCGGTGGAGGTGGGTGCGTTCCTTGCTGGCTTCGCGCTCGCGTCGACTCCCTTCCGGGAGTCGATCGCGTCGTCTCTGTCGGGCCTGCGGGATTTCCTGCTCCTGTTCTTCTTCATCGGGCTCGGCGCGCAACTCGACTTCTCTTCGATCGGCACCCAGGTGCCGGCAGCCATCATTTTCTCCGCGTTCGTCCTCATCGGCAACCCACTCATCGTTCTCGTGATCATGGGCGTGATGGGGTATCCGAAGCGTGTCTCATTCCTGGCCGGTCTGGCCGTCGCGCAAATCAGCGAGTTCTCTCTGATTCTCGTTGCCCTTGGCCGCGACCTCGGCCACGTCGACAACGACACCGTCGGGCTCGTGACACTCGTCGGGATGATCACGATCGCCGGATCCACCTACATGATTCTGTACTCGAAACAGCTGTTCGCCGTGCTCGAGCCGGTCCTCGGCATCTTCGAGCGGCGCCGCACGATCGACGATGCGCTCCCCGAGCCGAAGCGTTACGATGTGATCGTCTTCGGCCACGGACGGTTCGGGATGCACCTGATCGAGGAGTTCGCAAGCGCGGGATACTCGGTGCTGGTGGTCGACTGGGACCCCTACGCCGAGATCCGCCTGGAGGATGCGACACTGGCGGATCGCGTGTCGCTCGCCTACGGGGACGCGAGCAACGGTGAGTTTCCCGGAACCCTGCCGCTACGGTCCGCAAAGTGGATCGTCAGCACCATCCCGAGCGTCGAGGTCAACAAGGTTCTCGCCAGATCGCTCCGTCATCATGGCGCGACCGCCCCCGTCGCGGTGACGGCACATACCGAGGCGGAAGCACGCGAGTTCGGTAGGGAGCTCGACGAGAACGTCATCAATCTCGTTCTCGAGCCGTTCGATGACGCTGCCGACGACGCCATTGCCGCACTCGAAGCGCTGTGAAGCCCGTCACGACAGAATGTCCTTCGTGGCGAACCGGGGCTGTAGGCGAGCGCACCGAAGACCGCGATGTACGCGGCCTGCACGAGCGCGTTGGCGCCGAACGAGCTTGAAGTCGAGCGCCTGTCTCAGCAGCTCGGCGAATCCCAGCCAGTAGTGGCTGAACAGCCACGGGTGGAGCCAGGACAGCTAAGAGCTCGAAGAGAATTAACTCTGGTGTATTTCGGGCGTGTCGTGTGGTGCGAGGGAATAGTTCCATTCAGCCGTGGAATTTGTGGCGGGTGAAGAGGTAGAGCGTCGCCTTCTTTTGTGGTGTACCGGAGCCCGATGGGGTATTCAGAATTGTCGAGGACGCAGTCAACGGTCAACCCTGTTTTGGTGGTGGTGTGGCTGATCAGGTCCACAATTATCTGGTGTGTGCGTAACGGTCGACCGCGCCAATTATTGAGCATCTGCGCGAGCAATTTTCAGGCGCGACCTTCCGCGGGACAGATGTGCTCCAAGCTTGTCACCGACAATCAAAACGCCGAATCGCCGGCCATCAATATTTTCGGGCGTGGTGCTGGATGGGCCTCGCAGGGCGATCGTTGGGCCGGGTCTGTCGGTTTGGGGTACACCCCAAATAAACGCATACACCCGCTGTCATTTTCAGAAGTCGTCTGCACTAACTAACGCTTACTTTTCATACCGGCGGTTATCAGCAAGATTGAATTGCCGCAGTCATAGGAAGGAGCTTCAGCGGGATCGAAAGTCCCGATTTCTACCTGTAGCTATTTCTCGCGATAGGGACCCTGGCCGATTGTCGAGCCTCTCAGCTGAGCGATCAATCACCGGGATGACACGGTGGAACCGGTGGTATTCAAGCCTGAATTCGAGGCTAGCGTCTATGAGGAAGCGCTCCAAAAACCCCGGGTTCTCAACGCTCTGAGCTGACCTGAATCGACGTTGGCACAGTTGGATGTTCCTCAGATGCGGGCAGATAGTGGGCAAGGCTACCGGCGAGGCGACGCCCCCTGACCCCGCGGTCACCGCTATTGTGACGGCATGACCCGAGAACTATCAGGGCGATCGATATTTTTGGCTTCCCCTGGTGGTCTCGAAGTCGAACGCCAGAGCGTTCGTGACACAGTCGTCGCGTTCAACGAAAACTACGCGCTCAATGACGATGTCGTCTTTATTGTCAAAGGGTGGGAGCCGCTCGCTAGGGGCGTCGGAAACCCACAGAGTCTGATCAATCCCGAAATTGTGGAATGCGATTTCATGATTTTGCTGCTCGGTGACTACTGGGGCTCGGCACCAAGTACAGATGGCCCCTACAGTTCCGGAACCGAAGAAGAATTTCACAAGGCCCTAGCGTTGCTTGCTTCTGATGATGCGGCGATGCGCGACCTCCTCGTCGTGTTCAAGGTTCTGGAGCCGGACCGCATGCGTGACCCCGGCCCGCAGTTGACAAGAGTTCTGAGTTTTAGGAATCAGTTGGAGTCCACAAAGCAGTTGTTTTACGGGACATTCGATTCACAAGCCAGCCTCAAGGAACTCGTCGAGCGGTCACTTAGAAAGTGGAAAATACCACTCAAGCCACGCGAGCCTGTCCAGATTGACCTCTCGAATGGATCCCCGATCGTAGATGTCGCATCAAACCTCTCAACGAGCGAGCTCGTCGAGAACGCGACGCAGAAGGCCGCAGCAGGTTTGGTTACTCAAGCTGAGCTGACATTCTCGCTTGCGGTCAAGGACAGGGAGCCGCAGGCATTGAACGAGTTCGCCAACTTTATGCGTCGTACTGGGCGGCTGGAATCCGCACTCGAACTAAACCGAGAGCTCCTTTCGAGCCCCGCGATTCTGACTTCGGTCGAGGCTCAAGACATTGCGTACCGAGTGAACTCTCTCGCAAATATCGGCCTCATAGAGCGGAAGAAGGGCAACCTCAACGCTTCCGTGAAGTACCTGACGGAAGCGGTAAAGACAGCAGATCTAAGCCAGACTCCGGTCCCCGAGGAATTGGCGTACTCGCTAGACAACCTGGGATTCACGTGGAGTCAGCTTGGTGATCTGGAGCAATCACGAAGCGCGTTCGAACGCTCCAAAGCAGTCAGAATCTCTCTCGCTCAAGGGACCGAGTCCGCGCAATCGCTCGTGAACATGGGCAGGTTATCAATTCGGTCCCACGATTTTGAGCAGGCAGCGTCTGATTTCGATGCTGCAATCGCGCTCCTCGACCCCGATCGGGACAGTTTGCTGCTCGCAAATGCGTTGTCCGGCAAAGGCAAAGCACTGTTTGAGTCGCGAGCGCTTGACGAAGCGGTTACCGTACTCACGCGCGCGCTAGAAGTTAACTTGGCTCTCGGTAATTCCGACGGGGCAAGTATTGCGCACGGACTGATCGCCCGTGCCCACCTCGAAAAGGGTGATGTTGCCGAGGCCGCCACCCATGCTGCCGCGACGGCTGCTGAAAGCGAAGCTTCGGGCAATCTCACCGGCGCTGCTACAGGTCTGTGGGTGTTGGCCCAAGTCGACCACGCGAACGGAGAAGCGAAATCAGCCATAGATCGTTTCGGACAAGCTATTGATCTTGCTCAGCGAGCCAACAACAACGGCCTCTTGCTCGCCATAAAAGCAAGCAGGGCACGACTATAGACATGACGACTCAGACTGAATCCAACCTCGTGAGGGCCAGAAGAGGCATGTCAGGCGCCCATCAGCGATAGTCCCGCAGCCCGTGTCGATATAGGCGCGGCTTTCGCCAATCATCGGAACCGCGGACTGCTGAACGGAATGTCCCGCGACAAGGTACGTGTCTGTCGGTCCAACCTTGGCAGGGTCGTGAACAACGGTAACCCCGTCCTGGGAGAACGTGTCGCGAAGCGAAGTCAGGAACTCTAGGTGGCTTGCCGGGACCGCGTTCCTAAGTTGACTAGATACCTCCGCATAGGGCGGGGCGACGTATGAACGAATCGTTGCGGCTCCACCCATTCGAAGAAGCATGTCTAAGCCATCTCCGGTCAATGCATCCACAAGCTGGGCGTCGTGATTCCCGCGCAGAAAGTGCACCGTCAATTCTGGCCTTGCCTGTAGCGCCAGGAGATAGTTGATCACCCCGGACGAATCCGGGCCCCGATTCACATAGTCGCCGAGGAAAACCAATTCATTCACCCGACTCACGGCCTTCGAGACGACCTCTTGCAGCTGCGCGAGGCACCCGTGAATATCCCCGATGATCCCAAGCTCACTCATAGGATCACCCTGGGTATCTCGGCGTAGGGCAAAGCGTCGTCCGGAGATCCAAGCACGAGGAGCGTCGAGTTCGCGAGGTCACGGTCTCCTTCCCACTCGGCAACGATCAGAGCCTGAATGCTCCCATAGGGATTGACTGTGATTGGGCCGACTACCTGGGCAAGTCGGCACTCAAGATCTTCGAGGACAGACAAGGTCGACTCCCCGTGTACGACTTGGTGTGATGACAGGATTACGGGAAGGTCCGGGATTCGAAAGCGTTCGGCGAGTTCTGAAAGCGAGAAACATGGCGGGCCCGGGTTTAACGCCGCCGCGTAGGTCGCGGTTCGGAGTAAATAGCGGGCCAACCTTACAAGCCCGTCTAGGTACTTCACTCGGTCAGCACTTGTCGATCTGAGCGCAACGGCGAGCCTCTTCACTCGCTCGAAAATTCGTGCCTGATCAGCAGGGCCGAAAGATTGCAGGAGGTTCGACAACGAATCCTCCGTGTCATGAAGAATTACTCCATCGCGAGCCAAGTGCATACCGAACAGCGTTCCGTTTGAGCCGGCCAACTGCGGTTCCCCATAGGTGGTCACGTTGGTCCAGCCTCCCGTCCGTGACGCTGCAGGCCCGTTAGCAAGGACAAGAATGTCGACATCGGACCCCGGGCTTGCGTCGCCCCTCGCTTGGCTCCCGTACAGCAGGATGCCGATCGCTTTTCGAGGGAGGACCGCGAGAGACTGTGATATCAGCGAGTCTTGAAGCCCACGCTCCCACAGCCGTGTTGCGACCGCGCGCGGGTCCACCACCGATTCACCCATCACCCTGAGAATACACTGTTAACGCCAACTGAAAACAGGGCCGTTAACGCCAGGAGACGACCAGCTGTTCGCGTAGAAGACCACTAGCGGCCTTCAAAGGATCATTCGCGCTCGACGAGTCTTTGAGCCGACGGGTTATAAAGATAGCCAACGATCTCGCCCGACATGATCATGTTGATCGCCTGGTTGATCACGTTCCGGGGCACGATGAACCACTCGGATGGGTCGTAGTCGCGGCCCTTCCTATCGATCTGGGTAATGTCGAGCCGCGCCTCTGCGAAGACGCGGTGCAGCAGATGCTCGAGAGCGGAGCGTTTGAGGTTGTAGGCGCGATAGTCCTCGACGATCTCGACCGGAGCCATGAGGTAGGTCGGCTGCTTGGATGCGTTCGCGATTCTTTGTGCGACGCTCGTTGTCGAGAATCCGATTTTGTGAAGGTCTTGGATGCCGGCGATCTGGGGGTCATCGCTGAGTGAGCGGAGAACATAAATGTGTCCGCTCTCGACGTCAGCGTCGCCGATCTCACCGTTCTCGTGGCCAGTGCGTGCATTGCTCTAATTCCCCCTCTTAATCGTTACCTTCCTCGATACCTCCTCATCTCGTAGAGGGCATGTGTCATCGTGCGTCATGCACGTCAATGCTCTTCTTCTTCGACATCGCTTTCTCGTCGGAGAAGAAGCTGTCGTCAGCACAGCGTTGTCACGCGCGCTGACAGCGGCAAAGGTGACAGGGTCGCACAGGTGCGCCGGAACAAAGCGGAGGTCAGCCTGTGCGTGACATCAAACCGTAGAGCCATCCCGCGCCCCGGCCGTGGGTCACTACGACCACACGAAAGTCATCCACCGACGCATCTTCCAAGACACTTATAAGTGGGCTGGCCAAAAGCGAGTTGGACCGTTGACGCGGATGACGAAGAGCGGGTGAACAAGCGAACGCGTCCAGCAGCGCGTGGCGTGGCGTCTTGAGCCTCGACATTCTGATCGTCCGTCTGGCCTTGACCCCGTTGAGTGGACAGGGGTTAAGGCCGGAACGTGGACATAGTGCTCGTAGTGTTCTCTAGTTGCACTGCACAATGATTCAGCTCCAGCTCGTCGACGCTGAGATTTCGCTCCCCCACGCTGCCTTCCGCCGCCCAATCAGCGGTGTTTGGGCGCCACCTCGTTGACGTTGAGGGCATCAACGTGGGCAGAAACGGCATCCCTGACAAGTTGCGAGATAGATACTCCCTGGGCTGCTGCAGCGTTGCGTGCTTCACGGTCGAGGTCTGGGGTTGTGCGGACTTTCCAAGTCACCCCAGAAGGTGCAGCAGCGGTTAGGCGTGGCCGTCCAAGTGCGATTGCAGTAGCAGCCGCAACGGTGTCAGCGCCTGTCGCTTCCATGAGGGCGCGCTGTCCTGCTTCGGCGGCGGCCTTTCCCCGGAGGGTGGTTCCTTGCTTCGGGACGAGTTGTCCTGCCTCAGCTCGTGCCGCGAGGTCATCGTAGTTATTCATCTGCTCTCTCCTTCGTCTAGTAGGTTTCGGTATAGGTCTTACAATTCCATTGCGTGAAAAATAACCATGCTTCGGGGTTTGCGGTGCGCGGCGATCACTTCGATATAGCGTTCGGTTTGCGCGTGAGGATGACCCACGTAAACAATCGTTGTCTCTCCTGCGTGCCCTTCAATCTGGGTTGAACCTGCTGCGTGAGTTATCGCGTAGAGGGTGTCAGCTTGGGGAATATTGTGCCTAGCTGCACTTGCTATCCACTCGATTCCCATAAACAAAAAGCGACCCACAAAAAGAAAAAGTGCGGCATTATCCAATGAAATATTGGCCAATCTGTGGGCAGCAGCGTCCCTTGTTTCCTTCTTCGATACTGCGCGCCTGTTTATGATTTTGGCTATCCCCTCGACCTGCTCCGAGAGGGATAGCCAAAGAGATTCATTGGCGGCTGTCGCAGTGTGTTTCCTCTGATGGGTGGAGGGTGCTCATGGCGCTCCCCCACTGTCGTCCGCCTGCCACTTGCTTCAATTGCCGGTCATCATTCGGAAGACTTCGAACGCTGCTGCGTAAACGTCACCGCCGTGCGCGTGGATCTCTTTCTCGAACGTGCCGATTGCGTTCTGTAGATTTTCTTCCTCAAAGTTGATCGGTTCGGGTCCGAAGTTTTCTTGCTTGTCCATGGGGGCTCTTCTGAGGTTGAGGCAGGCGAGGATTCCGGTGCCGAATCCGAAATAGGCAGCGTCCCCTACTGGCAGCTGTCGCACTGTGTTTCGTCTGCTGGATCGACGGGCACGATGTACTCATCTGCTGCGGCGATGGTGTGACCTGGTGTGGCTGTTCCGTCTAGCTCAACGTGGCGAGTCTGGGCGCCAGCTCACCAGGCAGACTGCGGCGTTACGCCGTCGATGTTGCGTTGCCGGCTTGCCCCTGGGCCGGTGATCGGTTAGCTGTTGATATTCTCTGCATTGCGGTTGACTGCGGCAGGTCACGGACGTTGCGAGGCCACCCATGAACGAAGGGCAGGCAACGTCGGCAGTAGAAGGATGACGGGACTTCCGCTCAAGTCGGCACCGATAATTAAGGGCTTGCCAATTTCGTCCATCAGCGGAGCCATCGACGCAGCCCTACTTGCGCTGACGTACCCAACCTTCTGCTGCCCGATGAATGTGACAATCGCATTTGGATCGTAGGTGTTCCCAGGTTCGCGAACTAGTCGACACACGCCAGACATAAACGATGCCCGTTTATCTGTGTAATTGCCCTGGCCGCGAGCCTTCAGCCGCGTGCTATCGAGCCCGCTCAGGTCAACATAATCGGCCAAGTTGAACAGGTGCCTTTCACGGAATATGGCCTGACGCTCAGCCTGTTCCAACGCATCCTTCGCCTCGGCATCCAAGACTTCTTGGTAACGCACGTCCGTGACATACACACCCGCACGAGTCGCCTCTGCCTCGGCAATATCCCAGAAGCCGACACCTTCTTCTTCTTGGCGAGCCTTGATCCTCTCGGAGACATGGCGGAGTAGGGCTGCATCACCTGCCTGCGTTACCCCGGTGTCAGGTTGTGACCGCGGAGCTTCGGCCACGCGTATAGGAGAAGCCGCGCGTTTAGTTTCCACAACGACTTTCGCCACGACCCAGATGGCGAAAACGACCCCACCAATAAGAACCAGCACCAGCCACATGAGGCAAGGCTACAGACACAACATTTGTGGTGCCTGCTGCTTTGTACGCCGGGGAGCGCGAGGGGGCAGCGCCCTCTCGCACCTTTGGTTCTAGCAGTCTCCATCGGTTGGGGGAGACTGCTAGAACCTAGCGCGCGCCTAGCTCGCAGCTAGGCGGCTCATCTCGGCGGCCGTTTTTACTTCTTTGATGGCTTCGTATTCGAGCGTATTTGTCCAGCTGTACTCTGTGCGCACCGAAACTGATTTGGCGTTGACTCGGACTACTTCTGCCCATCCGAAACGATGCCTCACCTAGGGCGTGTCTCCTAATGCTGCCGGGCCTGTCTGACAGACTTAATCCATGTCTCGTGCTGCCGTGTTGTCTGACAGTGAGTGGGCTCGCCTTGAGCCGTTGATGCCGTCCTCGAAGAATTGCCCGGGTCGTCCGTTCCAAGACCACCGCCGCATTCTGGAAGGCATCATTTATCGGTATCGGGCGGGGATTCCCTGGCGGGATTTGCCGGAATCTTTTGGTCCGTGGCAGACCGTCTGGAAACGTCACCGGCGTTTCAGTGGCGACGGTACGTGGGACGCCATTATGACCCGGCTGCTTTCGCAGGCTGACGCTGCTGGGTTGATTGATTGGGAGGTGTCCGTGGACTCCACGGTCAACCGCGCCCACCAGCACGGCACCAATCTTCCGCGCACCACAGGGGGAACTTCAGAACTACACGAATCTGCTCACTGAGCCTGCTGACCACGCAATTGGCCGGTCACGCGGCGGATTGACGACGAAGATTCACGCGTTGTGTGACGCGAATCTTCGACCGTTGGTGATTCTGCTGGGACCGGGGCAGGGCGGTGACTCACCGATGTTCCCCGAAGTCTTGGGGAGCCTGCGAGTGCCTCGGCTCGGCGGGGGTCGGCCTCGCACGACGCCGGATCGAGCGATGGGTGACAAAGCGTATTCGTCCAAAGCTAATCGGAAAATGCTCCGGGATCGTGGCATTCATGCCGTGATCCCGGAACGATCGGACCAGGTCGCCAATCGGAAACGACGTGGCCAAGCCGGAGGTCGCCCTCCCA
It encodes the following:
- a CDS encoding Fur family transcriptional regulator, producing the protein MDKVTDAALAETLRESGLKVTGPRLAVLNALAVHPHANADTIFTKILPALPGTSLQAVYGVLSALTAAGLLRKIEPAGSSALYERRTGDNHHHLVCTECSAVRDVDCVVGEAPCLTPSQAGGFVLHTAEVNFWGVCADCQALSPAAQAS
- a CDS encoding cation:proton antiporter regulatory subunit, yielding MTALDLDLEEVHVREHPLPGVARLFELALSGGTVLQIFTESDSSDSHLAVLPPDADTPVVNLRLSKAEAVTLSSLISGVKFVVRAADEAGAADAAGPSTVRLRAVSPAVGKTLHEIEVPEPDQALVLAVIRDDTEELLDGDVERRCQVGDRLVVVGRPDALARLVRYLHG
- a CDS encoding cation:proton antiporter; protein product: MAAGLDTFATMAAVLAVAAVVAFIAHRARQPLIVAFIVVGVIVGPSLLGWVGGGDSLELLAEIGIAILLFLVGLKLDIRLVKSIGPVALVTGLGQVLFTSLVGFGIALLFGMPVVVAVYVAVALTFSSTIIIVKLLSDKGELDELHGRIALGFLIVQDIVVILVMIALSSFGGERDGSLGEQIAGVLLAAVGVIGGLAIAMRWVLPGLLKLVASSQELLIVCCVAWAVTVAALTDYLGFSVEVGAFLAGFALASTPFRESIASSLSGLRDFLLLFFFIGLGAQLDFSSIGTQVPAAIIFSAFVLIGNPLIVLVIMGVMGYPKRVSFLAGLAVAQISEFSLILVALGRDLGHVDNDTVGLVTLVGMITIAGSTYMILYSKQLFAVLEPVLGIFERRRTIDDALPEPKRYDVIVFGHGRFGMHLIEEFASAGYSVLVVDWDPYAEIRLEDATLADRVSLAYGDASNGEFPGTLPLRSAKWIVSTIPSVEVNKVLARSLRHHGATAPVAVTAHTEAEAREFGRELDENVINLVLEPFDDAADDAIAALEAL
- a CDS encoding ISAzo13-like element transposase-related protein → MLNNWRGRPLRTHQIIVDLISHTTTKTGLTVDCVLDNSEYPIGLRYTTKEGDALPLHPPQIPRLNGTIPSHHTTRPKYTRVNSLRALSCPGSTRGCSATTGWDSPSC
- a CDS encoding tetratricopeptide repeat protein; translation: MTRELSGRSIFLASPGGLEVERQSVRDTVVAFNENYALNDDVVFIVKGWEPLARGVGNPQSLINPEIVECDFMILLLGDYWGSAPSTDGPYSSGTEEEFHKALALLASDDAAMRDLLVVFKVLEPDRMRDPGPQLTRVLSFRNQLESTKQLFYGTFDSQASLKELVERSLRKWKIPLKPREPVQIDLSNGSPIVDVASNLSTSELVENATQKAAAGLVTQAELTFSLAVKDREPQALNEFANFMRRTGRLESALELNRELLSSPAILTSVEAQDIAYRVNSLANIGLIERKKGNLNASVKYLTEAVKTADLSQTPVPEELAYSLDNLGFTWSQLGDLEQSRSAFERSKAVRISLAQGTESAQSLVNMGRLSIRSHDFEQAASDFDAAIALLDPDRDSLLLANALSGKGKALFESRALDEAVTVLTRALEVNLALGNSDGASIAHGLIARAHLEKGDVAEAATHAAATAAESEASGNLTGAATGLWVLAQVDHANGEAKSAIDRFGQAIDLAQRANNNGLLLAIKASRARL
- a CDS encoding metallophosphoesterase family protein, yielding MSELGIIGDIHGCLAQLQEVVSKAVSRVNELVFLGDYVNRGPDSSGVINYLLALQARPELTVHFLRGNHDAQLVDALTGDGLDMLLRMGGAATIRSYVAPPYAEVSSQLRNAVPASHLEFLTSLRDTFSQDGVTVVHDPAKVGPTDTYLVAGHSVQQSAVPMIGESRAYIDTGCGTIADGRLTCLFWPSRGWIQSESSCL
- a CDS encoding nucleotidyltransferase domain-containing protein, yielding MGESVVDPRAVATRLWERGLQDSLISQSLAVLPRKAIGILLYGSQARGDASPGSDVDILVLANGPAASRTGGWTNVTTYGEPQLAGSNGTLFGMHLARDGVILHDTEDSLSNLLQSFGPADQARIFERVKRLAVALRSTSADRVKYLDGLVRLARYLLRTATYAAALNPGPPCFSLSELAERFRIPDLPVILSSHQVVHGESTLSVLEDLECRLAQVVGPITVNPYGSIQALIVAEWEGDRDLANSTLLVLGSPDDALPYAEIPRVIL
- a CDS encoding GIY-YIG nuclease family protein, translating into MGDADVESGHIYVLRSLSDDPQIAGIQDLHKIGFSTTSVAQRIANASKQPTYLMAPVEIVEDYRAYNLKRSALEHLLHRVFAEARLDITQIDRKGRDYDPSEWFIVPRNVINQAINMIMSGEIVGYLYNPSAQRLVERE
- a CDS encoding toxin-antitoxin system HicB family antitoxin, which encodes MNNYDDLAARAEAGQLVPKQGTTLRGKAAAEAGQRALMEATGADTVAAATAIALGRPRLTAAAPSGVTWKVRTTPDLDREARNAAAAQGVSISQLVRDAVSAHVDALNVNEVAPKHR
- a CDS encoding HIRAN domain-containing protein, which encodes MWLVLVLIGGVVFAIWVVAKVVVETKRAASPIRVAEAPRSQPDTGVTQAGDAALLRHVSERIKARQEEEGVGFWDIAEAEATRAGVYVTDVRYQEVLDAEAKDALEQAERQAIFRERHLFNLADYVDLSGLDSTRLKARGQGNYTDKRASFMSGVCRLVREPGNTYDPNAIVTFIGQQKVGYVSASRAASMAPLMDEIGKPLIIGADLSGSPVILLLPTLPALRSWVASQRP
- a CDS encoding IS5 family transposase (programmed frameshift) encodes the protein MSRAAVLSDSEWARLEPLMPSSKNCPGRPFQDHRRILEGIIYRYRAGIPWRDLPESFGPWQTVWKRHRRFSGDGTWDAIMTRLLSQADAAGLIDWEVSVDSTVNRAHQHGTNLPRTTGGTSNYTNLLTEPADHAIGRSRGGLTTKIHALCDANLRPLVILLGPGQGGDSPMFPEVLGSLRVPRLGGGRPRTTPDRAMGDKAYSSKANRKMLRDRGIHAVIPERSDQVANRKRRGQAGGRPPTFDKVSYKRRNVIERCFEVFKQWRGIATRYDKLALTYRGGVVLRAIIIWAKALGDTP